The Prevotella melaninogenica genome window below encodes:
- a CDS encoding AMP-dependent synthetase/ligase, giving the protein MQTIGHLSVLIHEQAKKYGAKPAITFRNFGSLDWKTVSWNQFSMRVKEVSNALLNLGMKPQETIAVFSQNCIHHLYTDYGAYGVRVISIPFYATSSEQQIQYMIQDANVRFLFVGEQEQYDKARRIQSLCPTLERIIVFDSSVRLSQHDPNSIYFADFLKLGEGFPREAEVKERWAHANYDDICNILYTSGTTGESKGVILTYKMYQAAMDANRKSVPVNEKDRVINFLPFSHVFERGWACLSLAAGAELIVNTYPKEIQQSMRETHPTSMASVPRFWEKVYVAVKERMDKSSVVQRKLFYHALNVGRKRNIQYLARGKRVPLALEMEYKFVNKTVLSLVRKQLGLENPHLFPTAGAYVSPEVEEFVHSIGITMIVGYGLTESLATVTCDHVGQPYTVGSVGRPLEGIDIKISDEGEVMLKGPTIMPGYFRRDTANAEAFDKDGYFHTGDAGYMKDGELFLKERIKDLFKTSNGKYIAPQMVEAMLLVDKFIEQVSVIADQRKFVSALIVPEYSVLEEWARENHIEFKDREELCQDKRVNDMMRERIETLQQRLASYEKIKRFTLLAHHFSMENGELTNTLKLKRSVVNRRYHDVIEKMYEE; this is encoded by the coding sequence ATGCAGACAATCGGACATCTCTCTGTTCTTATTCACGAACAAGCAAAAAAATACGGAGCAAAACCAGCAATCACTTTCCGTAACTTTGGCAGTCTGGACTGGAAGACAGTGTCATGGAACCAGTTCTCAATGCGCGTAAAGGAAGTGTCAAATGCGCTCTTGAACCTCGGAATGAAGCCACAAGAGACTATTGCTGTGTTTTCACAAAACTGTATCCATCATCTGTATACAGATTATGGTGCATACGGAGTACGCGTGATTAGCATTCCGTTCTATGCAACAAGTTCAGAACAGCAGATACAATATATGATTCAAGATGCCAATGTAAGGTTTCTTTTCGTTGGCGAACAGGAGCAATATGACAAGGCGCGTCGTATTCAATCCCTTTGCCCTACATTGGAACGTATAATTGTCTTTGACTCAAGTGTACGCCTTAGTCAGCATGATCCAAACTCTATCTATTTCGCAGACTTCTTAAAGTTAGGTGAAGGTTTCCCACGTGAAGCAGAGGTAAAAGAGCGTTGGGCGCATGCTAACTATGATGATATTTGTAATATTCTTTACACAAGTGGTACTACTGGTGAGAGCAAGGGAGTTATCTTGACTTATAAGATGTATCAGGCTGCTATGGATGCGAATAGGAAGAGTGTGCCTGTAAATGAAAAAGACCGTGTTATCAACTTCCTGCCTTTCAGTCATGTCTTCGAGCGTGGTTGGGCTTGTTTGTCTCTCGCTGCGGGTGCAGAATTGATTGTAAACACTTATCCAAAGGAGATTCAGCAGAGTATGCGTGAGACGCATCCAACAAGTATGGCTTCCGTACCTCGTTTCTGGGAGAAGGTTTATGTGGCTGTAAAGGAGCGCATGGATAAGTCAAGCGTCGTTCAGCGTAAGCTTTTCTATCATGCTTTGAATGTTGGAAGAAAGCGCAATATACAGTATCTTGCACGTGGAAAGCGTGTTCCTTTGGCATTGGAGATGGAGTATAAGTTTGTTAATAAGACTGTTTTGAGTCTTGTTCGCAAACAGTTAGGCTTGGAAAATCCACATCTCTTCCCGACAGCTGGAGCCTATGTATCTCCAGAGGTAGAGGAGTTTGTACATAGCATCGGTATTACCATGATTGTTGGTTATGGCTTGACTGAGAGTTTGGCAACCGTTACCTGCGACCATGTAGGACAGCCTTATACTGTTGGTTCTGTGGGTAGACCGCTTGAGGGTATTGATATAAAGATTAGCGATGAGGGTGAAGTAATGCTGAAGGGTCCAACGATTATGCCAGGTTACTTCCGTCGTGATACTGCTAATGCAGAGGCATTTGATAAGGATGGTTACTTCCATACTGGTGATGCCGGTTATATGAAGGACGGTGAGTTATTCTTAAAAGAGCGTATCAAGGACCTCTTCAAGACTTCTAATGGTAAGTATATTGCACCACAGATGGTGGAGGCGATGCTGTTAGTAGATAAGTTTATTGAGCAGGTTTCAGTGATTGCTGACCAGCGTAAGTTTGTTTCTGCTCTGATTGTTCCAGAGTATTCTGTATTGGAAGAGTGGGCAAGAGAGAATCACATAGAGTTCAAAGATCGTGAGGAGTTATGCCAAGATAAGCGTGTAAACGATATGATGCGTGAGCGTATCGAAACCTTACAGCAGCGTTTGGCATCATACGAGAAGATTAAACGTTTCACCCTTCTCGCTCACCATTTCTCAATGGAAAACGGAGAGCTAACGAATACGTTGAAGCTAAAGCGTTCGGTTGTAAACCGCCGCTATCATGATGTGATAGAAAAGATGTACGAGGAGTAG
- a CDS encoding murein hydrolase activator EnvC family protein has protein sequence MKRLSLLFILSIMCMLSVSAQHSRKHRKQQKAAVAQSVEPQTTVKGKGKKAINAINNNHAVAPATPVKGQKPIVEKLQTQPQPKGKQQQDKLQHQQQLKGQQPQVKGQQPQLKGQPAQVKGQQVVRGKAAVRNAHVGKKGAKGPAYVTTEEIKGLQQQNLKLQKEISEHEEEMKVKQKDVDDRLQKIVRLDTEIGQHQRTIDTIATDIKGLDSNIGILKGQLASLESQLGERRARFIRSMRYMARHRSIQDKLMFVFSAKNLTQMYRRLRFVREYAAYQRAQGEQLKAKQMQVDEKHTQLKQVRVNKSNLLYKDRLVHAQMERKRVEQQTVVNSLQNDQKVLQGVIAQRRQQQQALNAQIDRLIQIEIQKARERAIAEAKAQAAARAAAAKKRAEELARKKAAAEVAARENARRIAEAKEREAKAKAAARAAAEAAEKARQEAAARAAAARAAAEKARQEALQKERAAARDRAIRKAEEQEAAAKAAQEKAEARAAAEKARADQMAREAEANRVAAERKADADRERAAREAEAARASAAESNDMLSSADRAITGNFANNRGRLPMPLSGQIVSHFGQYNVAGMSNIRLNNDGINIKGAPGSAVRSVFMGEVSGVFMAGGMSVVMIRHGIYITVYANLGSVGVSKGQKVGTGQTIGTVGRTGILQFQLRKETAKLNPEQWLR, from the coding sequence ATGAAACGTCTTTCTTTATTATTCATATTGTCAATAATGTGTATGCTGAGTGTTTCTGCTCAGCATTCACGAAAGCATAGGAAACAGCAAAAAGCAGCTGTGGCTCAATCCGTAGAACCCCAAACTACCGTAAAAGGTAAGGGTAAGAAAGCTATAAATGCGATTAATAACAACCACGCTGTAGCACCTGCTACTCCTGTAAAAGGTCAGAAGCCAATAGTTGAGAAACTACAAACTCAACCCCAACCGAAGGGCAAACAGCAGCAGGATAAGTTACAACACCAGCAACAACTCAAGGGACAGCAACCTCAAGTGAAGGGACAACAACCTCAACTCAAGGGTCAACCTGCTCAAGTGAAGGGTCAGCAAGTTGTCCGTGGTAAGGCTGCTGTACGCAACGCTCATGTTGGTAAGAAGGGTGCAAAGGGTCCTGCATACGTGACGACAGAGGAAATCAAAGGTTTACAACAGCAAAACTTGAAGTTGCAAAAAGAGATTTCAGAGCACGAAGAGGAAATGAAAGTAAAGCAGAAGGACGTTGACGACCGTCTGCAGAAGATTGTACGCCTTGATACTGAAATCGGTCAGCACCAAAGAACAATTGATACAATCGCCACAGATATCAAAGGATTGGATTCGAATATCGGTATTCTGAAAGGTCAGTTAGCTTCTCTTGAGTCACAGTTGGGTGAACGTCGTGCTCGTTTTATCCGCTCTATGCGTTACATGGCACGTCATCGTAGTATTCAAGACAAGTTGATGTTCGTCTTCTCGGCAAAGAACTTGACCCAGATGTATCGTCGTCTTCGTTTCGTACGTGAGTATGCTGCCTATCAGCGTGCGCAGGGTGAACAGCTCAAGGCAAAGCAGATGCAGGTAGATGAGAAGCATACACAGCTGAAACAGGTACGTGTCAATAAGAGTAATCTTCTCTATAAAGACCGTCTGGTACATGCTCAGATGGAGCGTAAGCGTGTTGAACAGCAGACGGTTGTAAACTCTCTGCAGAATGACCAGAAGGTATTGCAGGGTGTTATCGCACAGCGTCGTCAACAGCAACAGGCTCTGAATGCGCAGATTGACCGACTTATTCAGATTGAAATACAGAAGGCGCGTGAACGTGCTATTGCAGAAGCAAAGGCACAGGCTGCCGCTCGTGCCGCTGCTGCTAAGAAGCGTGCAGAAGAATTGGCACGTAAGAAAGCCGCTGCAGAGGTTGCCGCCCGAGAGAATGCGCGCCGTATTGCAGAGGCGAAAGAGCGTGAAGCAAAGGCAAAGGCTGCCGCTCGTGCTGCTGCTGAGGCTGCCGAGAAGGCTCGTCAGGAAGCTGCTGCTCGTGCTGCTGCAGCCAGAGCTGCTGCAGAAAAGGCACGTCAAGAGGCTTTGCAGAAGGAGCGTGCTGCTGCTCGTGATCGTGCTATCCGTAAGGCAGAAGAGCAGGAAGCTGCTGCTAAGGCTGCACAGGAAAAGGCTGAGGCTCGTGCTGCTGCCGAGAAGGCTCGTGCTGATCAGATGGCTCGTGAGGCTGAAGCAAATCGTGTGGCTGCCGAACGCAAGGCTGATGCCGACCGTGAGCGTGCTGCTCGTGAGGCTGAAGCTGCAAGAGCTTCTGCTGCTGAAAGCAATGATATGCTCAGTTCAGCCGATCGTGCAATAACAGGTAACTTTGCCAACAACCGTGGCAGATTGCCAATGCCATTGTCGGGTCAGATAGTTAGCCACTTTGGTCAGTACAATGTGGCTGGTATGTCAAATATTCGCTTGAACAATGATGGTATCAATATCAAGGGTGCTCCTGGTAGTGCTGTTCGCAGTGTCTTTATGGGCGAGGTGAGCGGTGTCTTCATGGCAGGCGGTATGAGTGTCGTGATGATTCGTCATGGTATTTACATCACTGTTTATGCTAATTTGGGTTCTGTCGGTGTCAGCAAGGGACAGAAGGTCGGTACGGGTCAGACCATCGGAACCGTTGGTAGGACTGGTATTCTTCAGTTCCAGTTGCGTAAGGAGACAGCTAAACTGAATCCAGAGCAGTGGTTGCGTTAA
- a CDS encoding DUF4292 domain-containing protein: protein MKKTKILLVSMTVLLLASCGTKKAVIQQKPVQDNKVAQQTAPATKDSKMQSVVVMQRVADNALYQKNLVSNLTFTLNDGHKDITVPGILRMRKDEVIRLQLLIPILRSEVGRIEFAKDYVLFIDRIHKQYVKASYDEVGFLRDNGINFYSLQSLFWNQVFIPRQQKVSEADLSQFAVDESKAQTEGSTLISLKDGKMDYKWSVNPKSNQIVLTTVTYNSNTHGASKLSWSYDDFKAFGSKLFPASQMLTINTPKFGQKPAKTLKASFDLESFSDASDWEVFTTPSDKYTKVSVEDILGKLMNF from the coding sequence ATGAAAAAAACTAAGATATTACTTGTAAGCATGACTGTCCTGCTGTTGGCATCATGTGGTACAAAGAAAGCTGTGATTCAACAGAAACCTGTGCAGGATAACAAGGTTGCACAGCAGACAGCACCTGCTACAAAGGATAGCAAGATGCAGAGTGTTGTTGTCATGCAGCGTGTTGCTGACAATGCACTTTACCAAAAGAACCTTGTTTCAAATCTTACTTTTACGCTCAACGATGGGCATAAAGATATTACCGTACCAGGTATTCTGCGTATGCGTAAAGATGAAGTTATCCGTCTACAGTTGCTAATTCCAATTCTTCGTAGTGAGGTGGGACGCATCGAGTTTGCAAAGGATTATGTCCTCTTCATCGATCGCATCCATAAGCAGTATGTAAAAGCAAGCTACGATGAGGTAGGTTTCTTGCGTGATAATGGAATCAACTTCTATTCACTCCAGTCGCTTTTCTGGAATCAAGTGTTCATCCCTCGCCAGCAAAAGGTGAGCGAAGCAGACCTCTCACAGTTTGCTGTTGATGAGAGCAAAGCACAGACAGAGGGCTCAACCCTGATAAGTCTTAAAGACGGAAAGATGGATTATAAGTGGTCAGTTAATCCTAAGAGCAATCAGATTGTCCTAACAACTGTTACTTATAATAGCAATACACATGGTGCTTCAAAGCTCTCATGGAGTTATGATGACTTTAAAGCATTTGGCTCAAAGCTCTTCCCTGCAAGTCAGATGTTGACAATCAATACACCAAAGTTTGGACAGAAGCCAGCAAAGACACTTAAGGCAAGCTTTGATCTTGAGAGCTTCAGCGATGCCAGTGATTGGGAAGTTTTTACCACACCATCTGATAAGTATACAAAAGTAAGCGTAGAGGATATCCTCGGCAAACTAATGAACTTTTAA
- a CDS encoding tetratricopeptide repeat protein, which translates to MFNNVILKVTMMRRTLLALALLGGSLAMYADRKDSLQSYNYFFLEAIRQQDMGNLTAAFDLLRHARELNPQAPEVYYHLAAFYVDMKKDAVAREYFEKAASLDPENSAYQEKLGKLYVSQKDYPNAIKAFERLYESNKTRSDVLQLLYQLYASQDDDKMMIKCLERLEVLEGTNEQISLSKMQLYEQMGEKRKEYDELKSLVDSHPLDLNYRVMFGNWLLQNGKKKEALQKYRDVLKEDPDNSLAKLSMMDYYNNIGDKATVKTILQELLQSPKTEKEAKLELLRQVITSSQKDNTPDSTEVMRLFSVALAVPQEDADIYMLKAAYMTLRKQPKGAVNRVYEQALEVEPDNSRARIALIQNIWDTQDYDKVIAICRPAIEYNPDEMAFYYFQGMAQFQKHDGDAALETFRKGVGQIKPDSDPSIVSDFYAIMGDILHEKGRNKEAFQAYDSCLQWKADNVAALNNYAYYLSEANENLTKAEQMSYKTIKAEPNNSTYLDTYAWILFQQKRYEEAKIYIEQAIRNDSTLSNVVKEHAGDIYAQTGDIEKALEFWRKALEGNKENATLRKKIELKKYIAE; encoded by the coding sequence ATGTTCAATAACGTTATATTGAAAGTCACAATGATGCGCCGTACCCTCCTTGCTCTTGCTTTGTTGGGTGGTTCTTTGGCGATGTATGCAGATCGAAAGGATAGCCTTCAAAGCTATAATTACTTCTTCCTTGAGGCAATACGACAGCAGGATATGGGCAACCTTACGGCTGCCTTCGACCTTCTGCGCCATGCACGCGAGCTCAATCCACAAGCGCCAGAGGTTTATTATCATCTGGCTGCTTTTTATGTGGATATGAAGAAGGATGCGGTGGCACGTGAATACTTCGAGAAGGCAGCAAGTCTTGACCCCGAAAACTCAGCTTATCAGGAGAAGTTAGGAAAGCTCTACGTATCACAAAAAGACTATCCTAATGCAATAAAAGCCTTCGAACGCCTTTATGAATCCAATAAAACGCGTTCTGATGTGTTGCAACTTCTCTATCAGCTTTACGCTTCCCAGGATGATGACAAGATGATGATCAAATGCTTGGAACGTCTGGAAGTATTGGAAGGAACCAACGAGCAGATTTCACTTAGTAAGATGCAACTCTACGAACAGATGGGAGAAAAGCGCAAGGAGTATGATGAATTGAAGTCACTCGTTGATAGTCATCCACTCGATCTCAACTATCGTGTGATGTTCGGAAACTGGCTTTTGCAGAATGGAAAGAAGAAGGAAGCACTTCAAAAGTATCGTGATGTACTGAAAGAAGACCCTGATAACTCGCTTGCCAAGCTTTCCATGATGGATTATTATAATAATATTGGAGACAAGGCTACTGTAAAAACAATCCTACAGGAACTCTTGCAATCGCCAAAAACAGAAAAGGAAGCGAAGTTAGAGTTACTCCGTCAGGTCATTACAAGCAGTCAGAAAGATAATACTCCAGATAGTACTGAGGTGATGAGGCTCTTCTCTGTAGCCTTAGCTGTTCCTCAAGAAGATGCTGATATCTATATGCTTAAAGCCGCATATATGACACTTCGTAAGCAACCAAAGGGTGCAGTCAATCGTGTTTATGAGCAAGCTCTTGAGGTAGAACCCGATAATTCGCGTGCAAGAATAGCATTGATACAGAATATTTGGGACACACAAGACTACGATAAGGTTATCGCTATTTGCCGACCAGCCATAGAATACAACCCAGATGAGATGGCATTCTATTATTTCCAAGGTATGGCTCAGTTCCAAAAGCACGACGGTGACGCGGCACTGGAGACCTTCCGCAAGGGAGTTGGGCAGATAAAGCCAGACAGTGATCCAAGTATTGTTTCAGACTTTTACGCTATCATGGGTGATATCCTGCATGAGAAGGGTCGGAATAAAGAAGCTTTTCAAGCCTATGACAGCTGTTTGCAGTGGAAAGCAGACAATGTGGCTGCGTTGAATAACTATGCCTATTACCTCAGTGAGGCGAATGAAAACCTCACAAAGGCAGAGCAGATGAGCTATAAGACTATTAAGGCTGAGCCAAATAATAGTACTTATCTTGACACCTACGCATGGATTCTTTTCCAGCAAAAGCGCTACGAAGAGGCAAAGATATATATCGAACAAGCGATTCGTAATGACTCTACACTGAGCAACGTAGTCAAAGAACACGCTGGTGATATCTATGCACAGACAGGCGATATAGAGAAAGCTCTTGAGTTCTGGAGGAAGGCTCTCGAAGGAAATAAGGAGAATGCGACATTGAGAAAGAAGATAGAACTAAAGAAATACATAGCAGAATGA
- the dut gene encoding dUTP diphosphatase encodes MIQIKVINKGHQQLPAYATSQSAGMDLRANIDAPIVLRPMERRLIPTGLHIALPVGFEAQVRPRSGLALKHGLTVLNSPGTIDADYRGEIMVLLINFSDEPFTINDGERIAQMVIARHEQAEFVEVEELDETERGEGGYGHTGVK; translated from the coding sequence ATGATACAGATAAAAGTAATTAATAAAGGGCATCAGCAGCTTCCTGCTTATGCTACTTCACAGAGTGCGGGGATGGACCTTCGCGCTAATATCGATGCACCTATCGTACTGCGACCCATGGAGAGAAGACTCATTCCTACAGGTCTTCATATCGCACTTCCAGTAGGTTTTGAAGCACAGGTGCGCCCCCGTAGCGGTCTTGCTTTGAAGCATGGACTGACTGTTCTCAACTCTCCTGGTACGATTGATGCCGACTATCGTGGTGAAATCATGGTACTACTCATTAACTTCTCAGATGAACCTTTTACCATCAATGACGGTGAACGCATTGCGCAGATGGTCATTGCACGTCACGAACAAGCAGAGTTTGTTGAGGTAGAAGAACTCGATGAGACCGAACGCGGTGAAGGCGGATATGGCCATACGGGTGTGAAGTAA
- the dgt gene encoding dGTP triphosphohydrolase — protein MNWQQLISNKRLGQEERHALRHDDRSEFKRDSDRLIYSAPFRRLQNKTQVFPLPGSVFVHNRLTHSLEVASLGKSLGDDVARRLIEIHPELRGTLFEEIGTIVQTACYAHDMGNPPFGHSGEKAMQAFFTEGSGISLKDKVSPHFWEDITHFEGNANAFRLLTHRFLGRREGGFVMTYSTLASIVKYPFSSTYASKHGKFGFFATEEETYKKIADELGIIQKDSSEAGICYVRHPLTYLMEAADDICYEIMDIEDSHKLKLLSFEETADLLLGFFDEETRKSIRKRIEEEGVTDQNEQVVYFRACAVGLLEAECVNVFVEHEEEILNGTFEGSLIKHISELPRQAYKRCTEVSVDRIYRSKAVLDVELSGYKIMETLMEALIGAAVEPEHFHSKQLIRRFSSQYDIQSPCLETRIMAVLDFISGMTDIYALDIYQKINGISLPLI, from the coding sequence ATGAACTGGCAACAACTCATATCCAACAAGCGTCTCGGACAGGAAGAGCGTCACGCCCTTCGACACGATGATCGCTCTGAATTCAAGCGTGACAGCGACCGATTGATTTACTCTGCACCGTTCCGACGACTACAGAACAAAACCCAGGTGTTCCCTCTACCAGGCAGTGTCTTTGTGCACAACCGCCTAACTCATTCTTTAGAGGTGGCTTCCTTGGGTAAATCTCTGGGTGATGACGTTGCAAGAAGACTCATCGAAATACACCCAGAGTTGCGGGGTACGCTCTTTGAAGAGATTGGAACCATCGTACAGACAGCTTGTTATGCACACGACATGGGTAATCCTCCCTTCGGGCATAGTGGCGAAAAGGCTATGCAGGCATTCTTCACAGAGGGTTCAGGAATTAGCTTGAAGGACAAAGTTAGCCCTCATTTCTGGGAAGATATTACCCATTTTGAGGGCAATGCCAATGCTTTCCGCTTACTGACCCATCGTTTCTTAGGCCGAAGAGAAGGTGGTTTCGTAATGACTTATAGCACTTTAGCGAGTATCGTAAAGTATCCTTTCAGTTCCACTTATGCCAGCAAACACGGCAAGTTCGGTTTCTTTGCAACGGAAGAAGAAACCTATAAGAAGATTGCTGATGAATTAGGTATCATACAAAAGGATAGCTCTGAGGCTGGTATCTGTTATGTTCGTCATCCGTTGACCTATCTTATGGAGGCTGCAGATGATATCTGTTACGAGATTATGGATATCGAAGACTCCCACAAACTCAAGCTCCTCTCATTTGAAGAGACTGCCGATTTGCTCCTTGGCTTCTTCGATGAAGAAACCAGAAAGAGCATTAGAAAGCGCATAGAAGAAGAGGGTGTGACCGACCAAAACGAACAAGTCGTTTACTTCCGTGCCTGTGCTGTAGGATTATTGGAGGCAGAATGTGTCAATGTCTTTGTAGAACACGAAGAGGAGATACTCAATGGAACCTTCGAAGGGTCGCTCATCAAACATATTTCCGAGCTTCCCCGACAGGCTTACAAACGCTGTACAGAGGTTTCAGTGGATAGGATTTACCGCAGTAAAGCAGTCCTCGACGTTGAGTTATCAGGCTATAAGATTATGGAAACACTGATGGAAGCACTCATCGGTGCTGCCGTTGAGCCTGAACACTTCCACAGTAAACAACTCATCCGACGCTTTTCAAGCCAGTATGACATCCAAAGTCCTTGCCTTGAAACACGTATCATGGCAGTACTCGACTTCATCAGTGGAATGACAGATATCTATGCACTCGACATCTATCAGAAGATAAATGGTATCAGTTTGCCACTGATATAA
- a CDS encoding YqiA/YcfP family alpha/beta fold hydrolase → MENQYKKTFPDLMVGKKIIYVHGFMSAGSSHTVQILRDYMPEATVIAPDLPIHPEEAMELLRNLVDSEKPDLIIGTSMGGMYTEMLYGVDRICVNPAFQMGTTISETNMMGKQVFQNPRQDGVQEVIVTKALVKEYKEITEKCFSQVTEEEQQRVFGLFGDADPVVHTFDLFHEHYPQAIRFHGEHRLIEKAVFHYLMPVIRWIDDRQEGRERRTALIDQNTLADGYGKPKSSLNKAYEFLLDNYNVFFVCPAPTNYPSTITEQQAWIEDAFSAPAWNHTIFTNQPHLLYGDYFISSTEHDDFLGTSLLFGSEEFKTWEEIITFFERLGGQ, encoded by the coding sequence ATGGAAAATCAATATAAAAAGACCTTTCCTGACCTTATGGTAGGAAAGAAGATTATCTACGTTCACGGCTTTATGTCAGCCGGTTCAAGTCATACGGTACAGATACTGAGGGACTATATGCCCGAAGCAACAGTCATTGCGCCCGACCTCCCCATACACCCTGAGGAGGCAATGGAACTATTGCGCAACCTCGTTGATAGCGAAAAGCCCGACCTAATCATTGGTACTTCAATGGGAGGTATGTACACCGAGATGCTTTATGGTGTCGATCGTATCTGCGTGAATCCTGCCTTTCAGATGGGAACAACCATCAGCGAGACGAATATGATGGGCAAACAGGTGTTCCAAAATCCACGACAAGATGGCGTACAAGAGGTTATCGTAACCAAAGCATTGGTAAAGGAATACAAAGAAATAACTGAAAAGTGTTTCTCACAAGTGACAGAGGAAGAGCAGCAACGCGTCTTCGGACTCTTTGGTGATGCAGACCCTGTTGTCCACACCTTCGATCTTTTCCACGAACATTACCCTCAGGCAATTCGTTTTCATGGTGAACACAGACTCATCGAGAAAGCTGTTTTCCATTACCTCATGCCTGTTATCCGATGGATTGACGACCGACAGGAAGGGCGAGAGCGTCGTACGGCACTCATTGATCAGAACACACTCGCCGATGGATACGGCAAACCGAAATCAAGTTTGAACAAAGCTTACGAGTTCTTACTTGATAACTACAACGTATTCTTTGTGTGTCCTGCACCAACCAACTATCCGTCAACCATCACTGAACAGCAGGCATGGATAGAAGATGCCTTCAGCGCACCAGCATGGAACCATACGATCTTCACCAACCAGCCTCACCTTCTCTATGGCGACTACTTCATCAGTAGTACTGAACACGACGACTTCCTCGGCACAAGCCTACTTTTCGGTAGCGAAGAGTTCAAGACTTGGGAGGAAATTATCACTTTCTTTGAACGCTTGGGAGGACAGTAA